The following coding sequences lie in one Spinacia oleracea cultivar Varoflay chromosome 1, BTI_SOV_V1, whole genome shotgun sequence genomic window:
- the LOC110790959 gene encoding uncharacterized protein isoform X1 yields MAGRSIGLCFCPPMVGNSPCLSQLKASSSCNSPPQTSTLSPPLIKTLSDIHSSGIIACLRAPSAEIAVGAARAALRGGIKVLEVVMSTPGVFEVLQQLVLEYPTMTLGVGTVLNAEDAKVAMKVGAKFIMSPAMIKDVLADVHDHEVLYIPGVMTPTEILSAYNAGARIVKVYPVSALGGVEYISAVKKPFHHIPMVASQGIKMDLVEEYITRGASAVVLSDAIFCKEAIARGDFDTISEQAQLAASIGIEAKKQL; encoded by the exons ATGGCAGGCAGGAGTATTGGCCTGTGCTTTTGTCCTCCCATGGTTGGAAATTCACCATGTTTATCTCAATTAAAAGCTTCATCTTCATGCAATTCTCCACCACAAACGTCCACTCTTTCTCCTCCACTTATCAAAACCCTTTCTGACATCCATAGCTCTGGTATCATTGCTTGCCTTCGTGCTCCTAG TGCAGAGATAGCGGTTGGGGCTGCACGAGCTGCATTACGTGGTGGCATCAAAGTC TTGGAGGTTGTGATGTCCACTCCAGGTGTGTTTGAG GTTTTGCAACAGCTTGTGCTGGAGTATCCCACGATGACTTTAGGA GTAGGAACTGTCCTAAATGCTGAAGATGCTAAAGTTGCAATGAAGGTTGGTGCCAAATTCATCATGAGTCCTGCAATGATCAAG GATGTACTTGCTGACGTCCATGATCATGAAGTTTTATACATACCTGGTGTCATGACTCCAACAGAA ATATTATCTGCTTACAATGCTGGTGCGAGGATTGTCAAG GTCTATCCTGTTTCTGCACTAGGCGGTGTTGAGTATATATCAGCAGTTAAGAAGCCCTTTCATCACATCCCAATGGTTGCTTCTCAAGGAATTAAAATGG ATCTTGTAGAGGAATACATCACTCGAGGAGCTTCAGCAGTGGTACTATCAGATGCCATTTTCTGTAAAGAAGCTATTGCTCGAGGGGACTTTGACACTATATCTGAACAAGCACAACTTGCAGCTTCAATTGGTATTGAAGCTAAAAAACAGCTTTAA
- the LOC110790959 gene encoding uncharacterized protein isoform X2 produces MAGRSIGLCFCPPMVGNSPCLSQLKASSSCNSPPQTSTLSPPLIKTLSDIHSSGIIACLRAPSAEIAVGAARAALRGGIKVVLQQLVLEYPTMTLGVGTVLNAEDAKVAMKVGAKFIMSPAMIKDVLADVHDHEVLYIPGVMTPTEILSAYNAGARIVKVYPVSALGGVEYISAVKKPFHHIPMVASQGIKMDLVEEYITRGASAVVLSDAIFCKEAIARGDFDTISEQAQLAASIGIEAKKQL; encoded by the exons ATGGCAGGCAGGAGTATTGGCCTGTGCTTTTGTCCTCCCATGGTTGGAAATTCACCATGTTTATCTCAATTAAAAGCTTCATCTTCATGCAATTCTCCACCACAAACGTCCACTCTTTCTCCTCCACTTATCAAAACCCTTTCTGACATCCATAGCTCTGGTATCATTGCTTGCCTTCGTGCTCCTAG TGCAGAGATAGCGGTTGGGGCTGCACGAGCTGCATTACGTGGTGGCATCAAAGTC GTTTTGCAACAGCTTGTGCTGGAGTATCCCACGATGACTTTAGGA GTAGGAACTGTCCTAAATGCTGAAGATGCTAAAGTTGCAATGAAGGTTGGTGCCAAATTCATCATGAGTCCTGCAATGATCAAG GATGTACTTGCTGACGTCCATGATCATGAAGTTTTATACATACCTGGTGTCATGACTCCAACAGAA ATATTATCTGCTTACAATGCTGGTGCGAGGATTGTCAAG GTCTATCCTGTTTCTGCACTAGGCGGTGTTGAGTATATATCAGCAGTTAAGAAGCCCTTTCATCACATCCCAATGGTTGCTTCTCAAGGAATTAAAATGG ATCTTGTAGAGGAATACATCACTCGAGGAGCTTCAGCAGTGGTACTATCAGATGCCATTTTCTGTAAAGAAGCTATTGCTCGAGGGGACTTTGACACTATATCTGAACAAGCACAACTTGCAGCTTCAATTGGTATTGAAGCTAAAAAACAGCTTTAA